Proteins encoded in a region of the Mucilaginibacter sabulilitoris genome:
- a CDS encoding sugar phosphate isomerase/epimerase family protein yields the protein MADNSLNRRQVLKTIGLAAGAAALGGTASAAIKVEKNDHDFLYSLNMSTIRGHNLGFVKELETAAKAGYTSVEIWMDTLQTYLKNGGTPAEAKKIIDGLGITVQNAIGFAQWIVDDEATRKQALTQLQGEMELLAKIGCKRIAAPPAGATKGEVINLDVITERYLTILKMGRETGVMPQLEMWGGSVNLKHISQVMYVAIQCGDADARVLLDVFHVYKGQSAVESLQFVGKPALEIFHVNDYPSGISPEQISEPDRVYVGDGVAPVKRILQLVKKPQSPLIISCEVFNKSYYAQDALLVAKTALKKMKAVTAEV from the coding sequence ATGGCTGATAACTCATTAAACAGAAGACAAGTGTTAAAAACTATTGGTTTGGCGGCAGGCGCAGCTGCTTTGGGCGGCACGGCTTCGGCAGCAATTAAAGTGGAAAAAAATGACCATGATTTTCTGTACTCCTTAAATATGAGCACCATAAGGGGGCATAACCTTGGTTTTGTTAAAGAGCTGGAAACAGCAGCTAAAGCGGGTTATACTTCGGTAGAGATATGGATGGATACACTGCAAACTTATCTTAAAAATGGGGGTACACCCGCTGAAGCTAAAAAGATAATTGACGGGCTGGGTATTACGGTACAGAACGCGATAGGCTTTGCCCAATGGATAGTTGATGACGAAGCGACCCGCAAACAGGCATTAACACAACTGCAGGGCGAAATGGAGCTGCTGGCTAAAATTGGCTGCAAAAGAATAGCCGCCCCACCGGCCGGTGCCACCAAAGGTGAAGTAATAAACCTGGATGTAATTACCGAACGTTATCTCACCATATTAAAAATGGGTAGAGAAACCGGCGTAATGCCTCAACTGGAAATGTGGGGCGGCTCGGTAAATCTTAAACATATAAGCCAGGTAATGTATGTGGCCATCCAATGCGGCGATGCCGATGCTCGTGTGCTGCTTGATGTATTTCACGTTTATAAAGGCCAGTCAGCGGTAGAAAGTTTGCAATTTGTGGGCAAACCTGCGCTGGAGATTTTTCATGTAAATGATTATCCGTCGGGTATCAGCCCGGAGCAAATATCAGAGCCCGACCGCGTATATGTTGGAGACGGCGTGGCTCCTGTAAAACGTATTTTGCAATTGGTTAAAAAGCCGCAGAGCCCACTTATTATATCATGCGAAGTGTTTAATAAAAGCTATTATGCCCAGGATGCCTTGCTGGTAGCTAAAACCGCGCTCAAGAAAATGAAGGCCGTAACGGCGGAAGTTTAG
- a CDS encoding sugar phosphate isomerase/epimerase family protein — translation MKRYSVFFSVWIAAALGHSHGFAQSGKPLFTSAFGVQAYTFRSSMPTATAAVLDTIKAFGITELEGEGPKGMPKEEFKKLCDERGIKIPSIGAGYDDIVKDPESVVKMAKTLGASYVMVAWIPHKKEFTLEDAKKAAADFNRVGKILKQSGLTFCYHNHGYEFGKYEDGTLFDYIAKNTDPKYVSFEIDILWSFHGGQDPAQLINKYPSRMKLMHLKDIRKGVANDLTGGTDTRNDVALGTGQINIPEVLKAAKKAGIKHYFIEDESPSYSTQIPVTIAYIKSLTY, via the coding sequence ATGAAAAGATATTCAGTTTTCTTTAGTGTTTGGATTGCGGCGGCTTTGGGGCACTCACATGGCTTTGCTCAAAGTGGCAAGCCACTTTTTACCAGCGCCTTTGGCGTTCAGGCTTACACCTTCCGTAGTAGTATGCCGACGGCTACTGCGGCTGTTTTAGATACCATTAAAGCCTTTGGCATAACCGAACTGGAAGGAGAGGGACCTAAAGGTATGCCCAAAGAGGAATTTAAAAAACTCTGCGATGAGCGTGGTATCAAAATACCATCCATAGGTGCAGGATATGATGATATTGTTAAAGACCCAGAAAGCGTGGTGAAAATGGCTAAAACATTGGGTGCAAGTTATGTTATGGTAGCCTGGATACCTCACAAAAAGGAATTTACACTGGAAGATGCCAAAAAAGCCGCAGCCGATTTTAACCGCGTTGGTAAAATATTAAAACAAAGCGGACTTACCTTTTGCTATCATAACCATGGTTACGAATTTGGTAAGTACGAAGACGGAACCCTGTTTGATTATATTGCCAAAAATACCGATCCTAAATATGTGTCGTTTGAGATTGATATTCTATGGTCATTTCATGGCGGGCAGGATCCGGCGCAGCTGATCAATAAGTATCCTTCGCGCATGAAGCTGATGCACCTGAAAGATATCAGGAAAGGTGTTGCTAATGACTTAACCGGTGGCACCGATACTAGGAACGATGTGGCGCTGGGAACAGGACAGATCAATATACCGGAAGTGTTAAAGGCGGCAAAAAAAGCTGGCATCAAGCATTATTTTATTGAAGATGAAAGTCCGTCATACAGTACCCAGATACCGGTAACCATTGCTTATATTAAAAGCTTAACTTATTAA
- a CDS encoding ThuA domain-containing protein, which yields MSLKLKLTCLLLAGLSFALYSFKKPASEPRILVFSKTLGWHHSCIPFGIAAIQKLGKENGFEVDTTTNAENFNDDNLKKYQAVVFNCTTGNVLNAVQQAAFERYIQAGGGFAGVHSAADTEYDWPWYGKLVGAYFSSHPNNSNIRKATIDVTDRTNPITANLPARWERTDEWYNYKSIYSGIHVLASLDENTYDGGTNGADHPITWYHEFDGGRSFYSGCGHTDESYSDPLFLGQLLGGIKYAMGNGKPLDYSKSYSKVAPDQSRFVKTVLVNNIASPMELAVANDGRVFFTQLMGNFSVYNTKTKQFKVIRKFPITYEGGTGVIGLTLDPKFDTNQFVYIYYMPAGQTVEPLNFQLSRFKLSPQNVLDLASEKILLKVPVQKVSGAHHGGSLAWDKEGNLYLSTGDSSSPFPSDGYAPLDERPGQEHYSLDAQRSAGNTNDFKGKILRIHPEADGTYTIPEGNLFPKGTAKTKPEIYVMGCRNPYRIAVNPKTSVLYWGEIGPDAGKDSPRGPRGYDEFNQAKKAGNFGWPYFVGNNFAYSHWDFVNATPGPNFDPKAPVNNSPNNTGLNVLPPATPAMIWYPYASSDEFPELGMGGRCAIGGDFYEYNANVKNPNKFPEYYDGALFVADWMRNWVIDLRFDENENYLRNESFMPSTGDFRRPIDMQFGSDGVFYMLEYGSVYGAQNEDARLVKIEYNTGNRAPIAKAGITDTAMQSLYQHTKYLTAELKTMPVKKEIAGQAPLTVSVNGQGSKDLDDDDQITYQWLFDGKVVGATTSSAKYTYTKPGTYKAILKVTDKAGLVGRDTIMVRVGNTVPSVRIASADNESFIWKGKPFKYNVVVKDKEDKVIDPKRVKLFYIYNPQPSTDNKTVKNLAALSATEVSYPGKALMAASDCKSCHTINKVAVGPSFTAIANRYKTQKGSTDKLSKKIIAGGAGSWGTEHVMSAHPQLSAADTKEIVKYIFSLTDKKNKAIRLPLHGTLNLKFNDAEPRGEYTLLASYTDKGGKVVGPLTGTDVVTLRNANVKAVYADELKGFNRFKDDLSAGNHKSYVMFKDVDLSNIKKFVYQYASKDAAGEIEVRIDSQAGPVISSAEYAETGDWKKTNWLTGEVQKTISGKHDIYFFAIKHTKPSDGILSLKDIQFQ from the coding sequence ATGTCATTAAAATTAAAACTCACCTGCCTTTTATTGGCTGGGCTTAGCTTCGCGCTGTATTCCTTTAAAAAGCCGGCTTCCGAACCACGCATCCTGGTTTTTTCAAAAACGCTTGGCTGGCACCATTCCTGTATCCCTTTTGGTATAGCTGCTATTCAAAAGCTGGGTAAGGAGAACGGTTTTGAGGTTGATACCACAACCAATGCTGAGAACTTTAATGACGACAATTTAAAAAAATACCAGGCCGTTGTGTTTAACTGTACAACGGGTAACGTGCTTAATGCTGTACAACAGGCGGCTTTTGAACGCTATATACAAGCGGGTGGCGGCTTTGCCGGAGTGCACTCCGCGGCCGATACCGAATACGACTGGCCATGGTATGGCAAATTGGTAGGTGCTTATTTTTCCAGCCACCCCAATAATTCCAACATCCGCAAGGCCACTATTGACGTTACCGACAGAACCAATCCCATAACCGCTAACCTCCCCGCCAGGTGGGAGCGTACCGACGAATGGTATAACTATAAATCCATTTATAGCGGCATACATGTTCTGGCCAGTTTAGACGAAAATACCTATGATGGCGGCACCAATGGCGCCGATCACCCAATAACCTGGTACCATGAGTTTGACGGCGGCCGCTCATTTTATTCCGGTTGCGGCCATACCGACGAAAGCTACAGCGATCCGTTATTTTTAGGACAATTGCTTGGCGGTATCAAATACGCCATGGGCAATGGTAAGCCTCTAGATTACAGCAAATCATATTCTAAAGTAGCACCCGATCAAAGCCGCTTTGTAAAGACCGTACTGGTGAACAATATCGCATCGCCTATGGAACTGGCGGTTGCTAACGATGGCCGCGTTTTCTTTACGCAACTGATGGGGAACTTTTCTGTTTACAATACAAAAACCAAACAATTTAAGGTTATCCGTAAATTCCCTATTACGTATGAGGGTGGTACCGGGGTAATCGGCTTAACTCTCGACCCTAAATTTGATACCAATCAGTTTGTTTACATTTATTATATGCCGGCGGGGCAAACTGTGGAGCCGCTTAATTTTCAGTTGTCGCGTTTTAAGCTGAGCCCGCAGAATGTGCTTGATCTTGCTTCCGAAAAAATATTGCTCAAAGTACCGGTGCAAAAAGTAAGCGGCGCGCATCATGGCGGTTCTTTAGCCTGGGATAAGGAAGGTAACCTGTACCTGTCAACCGGCGATAGCTCAAGCCCTTTCCCTTCGGATGGGTATGCACCTTTAGACGAACGTCCGGGTCAGGAGCATTACAGTCTTGACGCACAACGCAGCGCCGGTAATACCAATGATTTTAAAGGTAAAATACTCCGTATCCATCCCGAAGCCGATGGCACTTATACCATCCCCGAAGGAAACCTTTTTCCGAAAGGGACTGCTAAAACCAAACCTGAAATTTATGTAATGGGTTGCCGTAACCCTTACCGTATTGCGGTAAATCCTAAAACCTCGGTGCTGTATTGGGGCGAGATAGGGCCCGATGCCGGTAAAGATTCGCCACGCGGACCGCGGGGATATGATGAATTTAACCAGGCCAAAAAGGCGGGTAACTTTGGCTGGCCATATTTTGTGGGCAATAACTTTGCCTACTCGCATTGGGATTTTGTGAACGCGACACCGGGTCCAAATTTTGATCCTAAAGCACCAGTAAATAATTCACCAAACAATACCGGTTTAAATGTGTTGCCACCGGCTACACCGGCCATGATCTGGTACCCTTATGCCTCGTCCGACGAGTTTCCTGAACTGGGAATGGGCGGCAGATGTGCCATAGGCGGCGATTTTTATGAGTACAATGCTAATGTGAAAAATCCCAACAAATTCCCAGAATACTATGACGGAGCTTTGTTTGTGGCCGACTGGATGCGTAACTGGGTAATTGATCTGCGGTTTGATGAGAACGAAAATTATTTGCGTAATGAATCATTCATGCCATCAACAGGAGATTTCAGGCGGCCAATAGACATGCAATTTGGATCGGATGGCGTGTTTTATATGCTCGAATACGGCTCAGTTTACGGAGCTCAAAATGAGGACGCCCGTTTGGTGAAAATTGAATACAACACCGGCAACCGTGCCCCGATAGCCAAAGCAGGTATAACCGATACGGCTATGCAATCACTGTATCAGCATACCAAATATCTTACTGCCGAACTTAAAACCATGCCGGTTAAAAAAGAAATAGCCGGGCAGGCCCCGCTAACCGTTAGTGTTAACGGCCAGGGCAGTAAAGACCTGGACGACGATGACCAGATAACCTATCAATGGCTGTTTGACGGTAAAGTCGTTGGGGCGACAACCTCATCGGCCAAATACACCTATACCAAACCCGGAACGTACAAAGCCATACTTAAAGTAACGGATAAGGCTGGCCTGGTTGGCAGGGATACCATTATGGTGAGAGTAGGTAATACTGTACCATCTGTCAGGATTGCCAGTGCCGATAATGAATCGTTTATATGGAAAGGCAAGCCGTTTAAATATAATGTAGTGGTTAAGGACAAGGAGGATAAAGTAATAGATCCTAAACGTGTAAAGCTGTTTTATATCTACAATCCACAGCCGTCGACCGATAATAAGACGGTTAAAAACCTCGCGGCATTGTCGGCCACGGAGGTGAGCTACCCTGGCAAAGCGCTGATGGCGGCCAGCGATTGCAAGTCGTGCCATACCATTAATAAAGTAGCGGTAGGGCCAAGCTTTACAGCTATAGCCAACAGGTATAAAACCCAAAAAGGATCAACTGATAAGTTATCAAAAAAGATTATTGCGGGCGGAGCAGGCAGCTGGGGGACAGAGCACGTAATGAGCGCTCACCCACAATTATCTGCGGCTGATACAAAAGAAATTGTAAAATATATTTTTTCACTGACCGACAAAAAGAACAAGGCTATACGTTTACCATTGCATGGTACATTAAACCTTAAATTTAATGACGCAGAGCCTCGTGGAGAATATACCTTACTGGCATCATATACCGATAAAGGGGGCAAGGTAGTTGGCCCATTAACCGGTACGGATGTAGTTACCCTGCGCAATGCCAATGTAAAAGCAGTTTACGCTGATGAGTTGAAGGGCTTTAACCGGTTTAAAGATGATCTTTCGGCAGGTAACCATAAATCGTATGTAATGTTTAAAGACGTTGACTTGTCGAACATCAAAAAGTTTGTTTATCAGTATGCCTCAAAAGATGCCGCAGGCGAAATTGAGGTGCGTATTGATTCACAGGCCGGTCCGGTGATCAGTTCTGCCGAATATGCTGAAACAGGCGACTGGAAAAAAACGAATTGGTTAACCGGGGAAGTACAAAAAACAATATCCGGAAAGCACGATATTTACTTTTTTGCCATTAAACACACCAAACCAAGTGATGGTATATTGAGTTTAAAAGATATCCAGTTTCAATAG
- a CDS encoding sigma-70 family RNA polymerase sigma factor has product MSNDNYTTADLFATASVDPGKWVELYADYLYTYAYTRINDEELAKDLVQETFLAALEKVHLFKGNSSERTWLTAILKNKVIDIYRKKSSAFAKKTEVAEAEQQQDDFFDHEDGHWNVAHRPKEFGVEQEDLITSKEFNNILQKCMKKLPTLWLSVFTMKHMDDEATDVICKELKVTSANFWVIIHRAKLNLRECLQKNWI; this is encoded by the coding sequence ATGTCAAACGATAATTATACAACAGCCGATCTGTTCGCTACCGCATCTGTTGATCCGGGTAAGTGGGTAGAACTTTACGCGGATTATTTGTACACCTACGCTTATACCCGTATTAATGACGAAGAATTGGCGAAGGATCTGGTGCAGGAAACATTTCTGGCGGCTTTAGAAAAAGTTCACCTGTTTAAAGGGAATAGTTCTGAACGCACCTGGCTTACCGCCATTTTAAAAAATAAGGTAATTGATATTTATCGCAAAAAATCTTCTGCATTTGCCAAAAAAACAGAAGTTGCCGAAGCAGAACAGCAACAGGATGATTTCTTTGACCATGAAGATGGTCACTGGAACGTGGCCCACCGGCCAAAGGAATTTGGGGTTGAGCAGGAAGATTTGATAACCAGTAAGGAGTTTAATAATATTCTTCAAAAATGTATGAAGAAGCTGCCAACGCTTTGGCTTTCTGTTTTTACCATGAAACACATGGACGATGAAGCCACCGATGTTATTTGTAAAGAGCTTAAAGTTACATCTGCTAATTTTTGGGTTATTATTCACAGGGCCAAGCTTAACCTGCGGGAGTGCCTTCAAAAAAACTGGATTTAA
- a CDS encoding AAA domain-containing protein, with protein MDYFKKLLDLLNKEKEEDRNAYLKLTENTSAADRRLQGLSWYPIAIRGTEPGRGDYINVEVERTTHRDMAHQFRFGVPAALFSNHDPKNDRVEGIITYQGGDRLKITLYTEELPDWSRDGKLGIDLLFDNNSYDEMQKALKQASALVAKPQEGRLINILTGEKSPVFSTIPPLSVPGLNVPQTEAVQKIVSAQDLAIVHGPPGTGKTTTLVQAIKALFQQHQKQILVVAPSNTAVDLLSEKLTDEGLNVLRIGNPARVSEKLFSLTLDSKMAEHRDNKEVKKLKKQASAYKDMAHKYKRSFGKAERDQRKALFNEAHKIMKDVANTEQFIIDDLVAKAQVITATLVGANHYTVRDVQFDTVVIDEAGQALEPACWIPMLKAQKVILAGDHCQLPPTIKSAEAARNGLSTTLLEKCVALHPEAVVLLDEQYRMNEAIMGFSSGVFYHNKLRAHTSVAQRLLFPDDKPVSFIDTAGCGYDEQQEGTSLANPEEAVFLLKHLNILINNLNKFNDFPTIAIIAPYKEQIRVLNELLAANPELVKYSNYISVNTVDSFQGQERDVVYISMTRSNAEGEIGFLSDIRRMNVALTRAKKKLVVIGDSSTLTRLPFYADFIDYTERLNTYESAWTYAGD; from the coding sequence ATGGATTATTTCAAAAAGCTCCTCGACCTGCTGAATAAAGAAAAGGAGGAGGACCGTAACGCTTATCTTAAACTAACTGAAAATACATCAGCCGCAGACCGAAGACTACAGGGGCTTTCCTGGTACCCCATCGCCATAAGAGGTACCGAACCCGGCAGAGGCGATTATATTAATGTAGAAGTTGAGCGCACCACGCATAGGGATATGGCGCACCAATTCCGTTTTGGCGTACCTGCGGCCCTGTTCTCCAATCATGATCCTAAAAACGACCGGGTAGAAGGTATTATCACTTACCAGGGCGGCGATCGCCTTAAAATTACTTTATATACCGAAGAATTGCCCGACTGGAGCCGCGATGGTAAGCTTGGCATCGACCTGCTTTTTGATAACAACAGCTATGATGAAATGCAGAAAGCGCTTAAACAGGCTTCGGCATTGGTAGCTAAACCTCAGGAAGGCAGGCTGATCAATATCCTTACCGGTGAAAAATCACCGGTTTTCAGTACCATACCACCTCTATCTGTTCCTGGTTTAAACGTACCGCAAACTGAGGCGGTTCAAAAAATAGTTTCGGCGCAGGATCTGGCCATTGTTCACGGCCCTCCGGGTACGGGCAAAACTACCACATTGGTACAGGCCATTAAAGCGCTCTTTCAGCAACATCAAAAACAAATACTGGTGGTTGCCCCAAGCAACACCGCAGTTGACCTGCTGAGCGAAAAACTAACCGACGAGGGCCTGAATGTATTACGCATAGGCAACCCGGCCCGGGTATCTGAAAAATTATTCTCACTGACGCTTGATAGCAAAATGGCCGAGCATCGGGATAACAAGGAGGTTAAGAAGCTAAAAAAGCAGGCCAGCGCCTATAAAGACATGGCGCATAAGTACAAGCGGAGTTTCGGCAAAGCGGAGCGAGACCAGCGCAAAGCCCTGTTTAACGAGGCCCACAAGATTATGAAGGATGTTGCCAATACCGAGCAATTTATTATTGATGACCTTGTGGCCAAAGCTCAGGTAATTACCGCAACTTTGGTAGGCGCCAATCATTATACTGTGCGCGATGTTCAGTTTGATACCGTAGTTATTGACGAGGCCGGCCAGGCACTTGAGCCGGCCTGTTGGATCCCAATGCTGAAAGCTCAAAAAGTAATCCTGGCAGGCGATCATTGTCAGCTTCCCCCTACCATCAAATCGGCAGAAGCGGCCCGGAACGGATTGAGCACTACCCTGCTTGAAAAATGTGTAGCCTTGCATCCAGAAGCAGTGGTGTTACTGGATGAACAGTACCGCATGAACGAAGCCATTATGGGCTTTTCGTCGGGCGTATTTTATCATAATAAGCTCAGGGCACATACTTCGGTAGCTCAACGATTGTTATTCCCGGATGACAAGCCGGTTTCCTTTATAGACACTGCAGGCTGTGGTTATGATGAACAACAGGAAGGCACCAGTCTGGCAAATCCCGAAGAAGCGGTATTTCTGTTGAAGCATTTAAATATCTTAATCAATAACCTGAACAAGTTTAACGATTTTCCAACCATAGCCATTATCGCTCCATATAAAGAACAGATCAGGGTATTGAACGAGCTATTGGCGGCCAACCCGGAATTGGTTAAGTATAGCAATTATATATCGGTAAATACGGTTGATAGTTTTCAGGGACAGGAACGCGATGTGGTTTATATCAGCATGACGCGCAGCAATGCCGAAGGTGAGATCGGTTTTTTATCTGATATCAGGCGTATGAATGTGGCATTAACCCGTGCTAAAAAGAAACTGGTTGTTATTGGCGACAGCTCCACCCTAACCCGCCTGCCTTTTTATGCCGATTTTATTGATTACACAGAACGCCTGAATACTTATGAAAGCGCATGGACGTATGCCGGTGACTAA
- the fbp gene encoding class 1 fructose-bisphosphatase, whose protein sequence is MPPLKTLGQFIIEKQSDHPYAKGELSRLLRDIGIAAKIVNREVNKAGLVDMLGQAGSTNIQGESQQKLDIYANEQFIAALKSGGECCIVASEENEEIVMLDTDVSLDAKYIVAIDPLDGSSNIDVNVSVGTIFSIYRRQSTVGRATLDDVLQKGLNQVAAGYIIYGTSTMLVYTTGRGVNGFTLDPSIGEFCLSHPNMQIPKTGFVYSINEGYYVHFPQGVKSYIKYCQVEDDATHRPYSSRYVGSMIADLHRSMIKGGIFIYPVTAATPGGKLRLVYECNPMSFIIEQAGGRATNGKTRILELEVNSLHQRTPIFIGSEQMVLKAEEFMAESDEDQLSIGLVG, encoded by the coding sequence ATGCCCCCTCTTAAAACTTTAGGACAATTCATCATTGAAAAACAATCCGACCACCCTTATGCCAAAGGTGAACTATCCAGACTACTGCGCGACATTGGTATAGCTGCAAAAATTGTTAACCGGGAAGTGAACAAGGCAGGCCTTGTTGATATGCTTGGCCAGGCAGGCAGTACCAACATTCAGGGCGAAAGCCAGCAAAAGCTCGATATTTATGCCAATGAGCAATTTATAGCAGCCCTGAAAAGTGGCGGCGAATGTTGCATTGTAGCATCAGAAGAAAACGAAGAAATAGTGATGCTGGATACCGACGTTTCGTTGGATGCCAAATATATCGTAGCTATCGACCCGCTCGATGGTTCGTCCAATATTGATGTAAACGTATCTGTAGGTACCATTTTTTCTATATACAGAAGGCAAAGCACCGTAGGCAGGGCTACCCTTGACGATGTATTGCAAAAAGGGCTTAACCAGGTAGCAGCGGGTTATATTATATATGGCACCTCAACCATGCTGGTTTATACCACTGGCCGGGGTGTTAACGGCTTTACACTTGACCCATCCATTGGTGAATTCTGTCTTTCGCACCCAAATATGCAAATTCCTAAAACCGGTTTCGTATACTCTATTAATGAAGGTTATTACGTACATTTTCCGCAGGGTGTAAAATCATACATTAAATATTGCCAGGTTGAAGATGATGCTACTCATCGCCCCTACAGCTCGCGCTACGTTGGCTCTATGATAGCCGATCTGCACCGCAGCATGATAAAAGGGGGGATTTTTATTTACCCGGTAACGGCGGCCACACCCGGTGGAAAGCTGCGTTTGGTTTACGAATGCAACCCCATGTCGTTCATTATTGAACAGGCCGGGGGCCGTGCGACCAATGGCAAAACACGCATTTTAGAACTGGAAGTTAACTCGCTGCACCAGCGTACCCCCATTTTTATCGGCTCCGAACAAATGGTGCTAAAAGCCGAAGAATTTATGGCAGAGAGCGATGAAGATCAGCTAAGTATTGGTTTGGTTGGATAG
- the pckA gene encoding phosphoenolpyruvate carboxykinase (ATP) codes for MGQITNKNAAMQLGLPGRNIAQETHCQLTPENLIKEALKRGEGDLTDQHVLAIDTGEFTGRSPKDRFIVTDSLTKDAVWWSDINIPISTEVFDCLYTKVVDYLNQRAVFVRDAMVGAEKNSRLTLRVVTETASQNLFAYNLFLRPDGDTEPEWTIISAPGFKADPFIDGTRQHNFSIINFTRKTILIGGTGYTGEIKKAVFAVLNFILPQQNILPMHCAANKGEDGDTAIFFGLSGTGKTTLSADPERQLIGDDEHGWGENSVFNFEGGCYAKIAGLSAEKEPQIYEALRRGALLENVCFYPLSKTVDFNNISKTENIRLSYPLSHINNTVNPAVGDVPRNIFFLTADAFGVLPPIAKLNKAQAMYYFLSGYTAKIAGTEFGINEPEATFSACFGRAFLPLHPMKYAEMLGEKLDKYPLNVWLVNTGWTGGSYGTGERIKLSYTRAMIKAALKGQLDYVPYQKLPVFDLMIPAWCPGVPSGMLNPVNTWADPYSYEETARHLAGLFRKNCSQYQSFADGMLCSVGPVAVSPL; via the coding sequence ATGGGACAAATCACTAATAAAAATGCAGCAATGCAATTGGGGCTTCCTGGGCGTAACATCGCTCAGGAAACCCATTGTCAATTAACTCCTGAAAACTTAATAAAAGAGGCTCTGAAGCGTGGAGAGGGCGATTTAACTGATCAGCATGTATTGGCTATCGATACCGGTGAATTTACCGGGCGTTCACCTAAAGACCGGTTTATTGTTACCGACAGCCTGACAAAAGACGCCGTTTGGTGGAGCGATATTAATATACCGATCAGTACAGAAGTGTTTGATTGTCTGTACACTAAGGTTGTTGATTATCTTAATCAGCGTGCTGTTTTTGTACGGGATGCCATGGTTGGTGCCGAAAAAAACAGCCGTTTAACATTGCGGGTAGTAACCGAAACAGCCAGTCAGAATTTGTTTGCCTATAATCTGTTCCTGCGTCCGGATGGAGATACTGAGCCGGAATGGACAATTATATCGGCTCCGGGATTTAAAGCTGATCCCTTTATTGATGGCACCCGGCAGCATAATTTTTCCATTATTAATTTTACCCGGAAAACTATTTTGATAGGGGGTACGGGCTATACGGGCGAAATCAAAAAAGCCGTGTTTGCTGTGTTGAATTTTATTCTGCCCCAGCAAAATATACTGCCTATGCACTGCGCCGCCAATAAGGGTGAAGATGGAGATACAGCAATTTTCTTTGGTTTATCGGGCACCGGCAAAACAACGCTCTCGGCCGATCCCGAACGGCAATTGATAGGTGATGACGAACATGGCTGGGGCGAGAACTCTGTTTTTAACTTTGAGGGAGGCTGTTATGCCAAGATAGCCGGCTTGAGCGCCGAAAAGGAACCCCAAATTTATGAAGCTTTGAGACGCGGGGCGCTTTTAGAAAATGTTTGTTTTTATCCGCTATCCAAAACGGTTGACTTTAACAATATCTCAAAAACCGAAAATATCCGCTTATCATATCCTTTAAGTCATATCAACAACACCGTAAACCCGGCTGTAGGTGATGTGCCGCGGAATATATTTTTCCTTACCGCCGACGCGTTTGGCGTACTGCCGCCTATTGCCAAATTAAACAAGGCGCAGGCCATGTATTACTTCTTATCGGGATATACCGCAAAAATTGCCGGAACGGAGTTTGGTATCAACGAACCCGAAGCCACCTTTTCGGCTTGTTTCGGACGGGCTTTTTTGCCATTGCATCCCATGAAATATGCTGAAATGCTTGGCGAAAAACTGGACAAATATCCGTTAAATGTATGGCTGGTTAATACCGGCTGGACAGGCGGCTCCTACGGTACCGGCGAACGTATAAAACTGAGCTATACCAGGGCAATGATCAAAGCCGCTCTTAAAGGACAGCTGGATTACGTACCTTACCAAAAGCTTCCTGTTTTTGATCTGATGATACCGGCATGGTGCCCTGGTGTACCTTCTGGTATGTTAAACCCGGTGAATACCTGGGCAGATCCTTATAGCTATGAAGAAACCGCCAGGCACCTGGCAGGGCTTTTTCGTAAAAATTGCAGCCAGTACCAAAGCTTTGCCGATGGCATGCTTTGTTCCGTAGGGCCGGTGGCTGTGAGCCCTCTCTAA